In bacterium, the genomic window GGACCACCACGCGGAAAGAGCCTGGGGATCCCGCTGTGCCCGCCTTTCCCATGCCGAGCCCCCGTCGTCGCATTTCCAGTGTCGTTTTACCACGCCCTCCCGGTGGCGGGTAGGACGTATTTTCCCCTTTACGGATCGGGGACCGCGTCGTTATATAAGAATACCGTAATAACCATAGCGCGAAGGAGGGCGGCCATGGCATCGGTGCGGATCCGCTGGTTCGGACACTCCGGCTTTTCCGTCCGGGACGGGAAGACGGCGCTCATCGACCCGTGGTTCGAGGGGAACCCGAAGGCTCCCGGCGGGCTGGACACCGCGCCCGGGGCGGACCTGTTGCTCCTCACCCATGACCACTACGACCACGCGGGAGACGCGGTCGCGCTGGCGAAGAAGACGGGCGCCCTCGTCGTGGCGATCTTCGAGGTGGCGGGGGACCTGAAGGCGAAAGGCGTCCCCGAGGCGAAATTGCTCCATGGCGGCGGCGGGATGAACGTGGGCGGAACGGTATGCGTGCAGGGATTCGAGATCACGATGACCGAGGCGCGCCACTCGTGCGCGCTGGGCGCTCCGGTCGGCTACGTCCTGAAAACGCCGTCGGGCGTCACCCTCTACCACTCCGGGGACACGGGGATCTTCGCCGGCATGGCGCTCATCGGCGAGCTGTACCCGATCGACGTGGCGATGCTGCCGATCGGGTCCGTGTTCACGATGGATTACCGGCAGGCGGCGAAGGCGTGCACCCTCCTCAAGCCGAAGGCGGTCATCCCGATGCACTACGGCACGTTCCCGATCCTCGAGCCGAACGCGGACCGCTTCGTCGCCGAGCTCAAGAAGGTCTCCCCCGGAACGCGCCCGATCGTCCTCGCCCCCGGGGAGGAAACGACGGTCTGAGGCGCGGAGGGCAACCGATCTTTCCTGCCTCGCAGGAGTGACGCAGCGGGGGGTTCCGCGCAGCGGCGTCTGGAGCGAAGTGGAGACATGGAAGTCGGGAACGAGCGGAGGCGCAGTCGAGGAGACCATGGACGGTCGACGAGACGTAGCGGAGCGGAAGCCCCCCGCGAGGAACCCTGCGAGTTACATTTTCAGGTAGTTTTCCCGCGCCGCTCGGCAATGGCCGCCATCAGGAGCGGGAAGAGGATCTCGTGCGGCCCGATCAGGTGGTACCCCTTCCCCCCGCCTTGCGTGGGACGGGTCACCACGTTCACGTCCGGGCGGTACTGCCGCAGGAAGTCCATGTTGACGGTCGTGATCCGGGCCAGGGGATGCCCGAGGTTGCGCGCCACCGAGACGGCCTTGAGGAAGACCTCGGGGAGGATGACCGCCGATCCGACGTTGATGTAGACCCCCCCCGCGAGCCCGGCGACGAGCGAGCAGAACGTCCGGAAATCCCGGAGCGACCCTTCGCCGATCGCCGCGCCGTCGGCCTCGGGATGCATGTGGACGATGTCGGCCCCCACGGCGACGTGGACGGTCACGGGCACGCCGAGCCGATACGCCTCCCCGAGCAGGCTCTTGTTCCGATAGCGCGCCTTCGAGGAAGCGACCGCCTTCCCCACGGAGGCGCCGAACCCGAGGCCCGCGGGAACGCCGTGCGCCAGCGCGTCGTGGAGGAACCGCGCCGTCTCGCCGGCCATGCCGAAGGACCCGTCCGGAAGGTGGGCCGCGACATCCTCCGACGTTTTCCCGGCGAGCGCCAGTTCCACGTCGTGGATCACCCCCGCGCCGTTCATCGCCACCGCGGTGAACACGCCGTCCCGGATCCCCTGGAGGAGCAGCGGAGAGAGGCCCACCTTGATGAAGTGCGCGCCGATCCCGAGCAGCACCGGAGCCCCGCGCCTGCGGGCCCGGGCGATCGCCTCGACGACGGCGCGGAAATCCTTCGCGGCGAGATAATCCGGCAGGCCGTCGAGGAACCGGGCGAACGACATGCCGCGCCGCGGCGGGACGCCGAAGCCGCGGAACGTCACCTTGCTCGTCCGGGAGTACAGGGACGTGCGCCGGAGGCGCGAGAAGTCGAGGGGGCGGGTCACCGCTTGCCGACGTCCTTGAACAGGATCGTGTCGACCAGGTCGCAGAGGATGTGCCCGACCGCGATGTGGGCCTCCTGGATCCGCGGCGTGCTCCGGGAGGGGACCTGCAAAGGGATGTCCGAGAGGGACGCCGCTTTCCCCCCTTCGCCGGTCAGGGCGATCGTCGTCATCCCCAGCTTCTTCGCCGCGCGAAGCGCCTTCAGCACGTTCCCCGAGGACCCGCTGGTCGTGATCCCGAGGGCGACGTCCCCCTTCTTCCCGAGTGCCTTCACCTGCTTGCTGAAGATCTCGTCGAACGCGTAGTCGTTGGCGATGCAGGTGAGCACCGAGGTGTCCGTGGTGAGGGCGATCGCCGGCAGGGGCGGCCGCTCGATGAGGAACCGGTTCATGAACTCCGCGGCGATGTGCTGGGCATCCGCCGCGCTGCCGCCGTTGCCGAAGAGGAGGAGCTTTCCCCCCGCCTTGAATGCCTCCGCGATCGCCGTCGCCGCCGACACGATCTCCGCCGGCATCGCTTCCGCCATCTTCAGCCGGAGCTCGGCCCCTTCCTTCAACGAACGGACGATCGATTCCTTCAAGGAGAGCCCCCCCCGGCAAGAGTAGGGAAACGATAATCTTTTCCCTCTCGGGCTGTCAAGGAACGCGGATGGGGATCTATTTCCATTCGGAAAAAACCGATGTAGCATGAACCGCATCTGA contains:
- a CDS encoding D-sedoheptulose 7-phosphate isomerase, with amino-acid sequence MKESIVRSLKEGAELRLKMAEAMPAEIVSAATAIAEAFKAGGKLLLFGNGGSAADAQHIAAEFMNRFLIERPPLPAIALTTDTSVLTCIANDYAFDEIFSKQVKALGKKGDVALGITTSGSSGNVLKALRAAKKLGMTTIALTGEGGKAASLSDIPLQVPSRSTPRIQEAHIAVGHILCDLVDTILFKDVGKR
- a CDS encoding metal-dependent hydrolase, which produces MASVRIRWFGHSGFSVRDGKTALIDPWFEGNPKAPGGLDTAPGADLLLLTHDHYDHAGDAVALAKKTGALVVAIFEVAGDLKAKGVPEAKLLHGGGGMNVGGTVCVQGFEITMTEARHSCALGAPVGYVLKTPSGVTLYHSGDTGIFAGMALIGELYPIDVAMLPIGSVFTMDYRQAAKACTLLKPKAVIPMHYGTFPILEPNADRFVAELKKVSPGTRPIVLAPGEETTV